One window of the Pseudomonadota bacterium genome contains the following:
- a CDS encoding amidohydrolase family protein, producing MKVIDFHLHVGTKEHWTPWVIDYFRQNNPSYYENFSENITPEGVASYLKTQDVDRAVVLSEYAPKATGVVTNEFTSEFCRNHKELIPFGSICLYNGIALEEQAENAVKNLGIMGFKMLPTYAHFYPNDEKLFSFYETVQHLKVPLIFHTGTSIFKGSLVKYGDPLFLDEVAQEFPHIKIILEHGGRPFWYEKAYWLVTRHKNIYIGITGIPAKHLLRIFPNLEKCQDRFIFGSDWPGVPDIKPLIERVYGLPLNNEIKERILAKNALDVLGLS from the coding sequence ATGAAGGTTATTGATTTTCATTTACATGTGGGTACAAAGGAACACTGGACGCCCTGGGTAATAGATTACTTCAGGCAGAACAATCCTTCTTACTATGAAAATTTTTCAGAAAATATTACGCCAGAGGGTGTTGCATCTTACCTTAAGACACAGGATGTGGATAGAGCAGTGGTGCTTTCAGAATATGCGCCAAAAGCCACAGGCGTTGTGACGAATGAATTTACATCCGAATTCTGCCGGAACCATAAGGAATTAATTCCTTTCGGGTCTATATGCCTGTATAATGGGATTGCCCTTGAGGAACAGGCTGAAAATGCGGTTAAAAATCTGGGGATAATGGGTTTCAAGATGCTTCCCACCTATGCCCATTTTTATCCAAACGATGAGAAACTTTTTTCCTTTTATGAAACGGTTCAGCATTTAAAGGTTCCATTAATATTTCATACTGGGACATCAATATTTAAAGGTTCGTTGGTTAAATATGGTGACCCGCTTTTCCTGGACGAAGTGGCTCAGGAATTCCCTCATATCAAGATTATTCTTGAACATGGAGGCCGTCCTTTCTGGTATGAGAAGGCATACTGGCTTGTAACACGTCATAAGAATATTTACATAGGGATAACCGGGATTCCTGCTAAACATCTTCTAAGGATTTTTCCAAACCTTGAGAAGTGTCAGGATAGGTTTATATTTGGAAGCGATTGGCCGGGTGTGCCTGATATTAAACCACTAATTGAAAGGGTATATGGCCTTCCCCTCAATAATGAGATTAAAGAAAGAATATTAGCAAAGAACGCCTTAGATGTACTTGGACTTTCTTGA
- a CDS encoding 2-oxoacid:acceptor oxidoreductase family protein gives MGFRYDIRLSGSGGQGLILMGIILAEAAGIYDGKFVAQTQSYGPEARGGSSKAEVVVSDEEVDYPKALKLDLLLAMNQKSCDDFYMDLKPEGVLIVDSTFVTQVPTSKAYQIPFTRIAREKFKREMVANIIALGAITKLTSIVTPKAIESAVLARVPVGTEKLNRDALRAGMTAAKRFKKNIAPQTVSDWADEDT, from the coding sequence ATGGGTTTTCGTTACGATATTCGCTTGAGTGGTTCAGGGGGGCAGGGATTAATTCTGATGGGGATTATTTTAGCAGAGGCAGCCGGAATTTATGATGGAAAGTTTGTTGCTCAAACTCAGAGTTATGGACCGGAGGCGAGAGGAGGTTCAAGCAAGGCAGAAGTGGTTGTGAGCGATGAGGAGGTTGATTATCCCAAGGCGCTGAAGCTGGATCTTCTTCTTGCCATGAATCAAAAGTCTTGTGACGACTTTTATATGGATCTCAAACCAGAAGGCGTACTGATCGTAGATTCTACCTTTGTTACACAGGTTCCCACATCAAAGGCATACCAGATTCCCTTTACCAGGATTGCCCGGGAGAAGTTTAAAAGGGAAATGGTAGCAAACATCATTGCCCTCGGTGCAATTACAAAGTTAACCTCTATTGTTACGCCAAAGGCTATAGAATCTGCTGTCCTTGCAAGGGTGCCTGTGGGGACAGAGAAATTGAACCGTGATGCGTTAAGGGCCGGCATGACTGCAGCAAAAAGGTTTAAAAAGAATATTGCGCCCCAAACGGTTAGTGATTGGGCAGATGAAGATACATGA
- a CDS encoding DUF1858 domain-containing protein: MINKNMSIEEVVKRYPETIPIFERYGLGCVGCQAALFENIEQGAEIHGIDLEALINDLNGVAKKG; this comes from the coding sequence ATGATTAATAAGAACATGTCAATTGAAGAGGTTGTGAAAAGATACCCAGAAACCATCCCCATATTTGAAAGATATGGACTGGGTTGTGTTGGGTGTCAGGCTGCTCTTTTTGAGAATATTGAACAGGGTGCTGAAATTCATGGTATAGATCTCGAAGCTTTGATAAATGATCTCAATGGGGTAGCAAAAAAGGGTTGA
- the sucC gene encoding ADP-forming succinate--CoA ligase subunit beta: MKIHEYQAKALFKEYGIPIPHGNLARTPQEAYQAATDIGTSPLVLKAQIHAGGRGKGGGIKIVHSPGEAEEIASWLLGTRLITPQTGEEGKPVESLLVEELLDVKREIYLGVVIDRVKVCPTVLASAEGGMEIEKVAAEIPEKVFTEVINPAVGLRPFQANRLSFSLGLDASLARKFSGIIINLYRLFIEKDCSLAEINPIVVTRGGEVVALDAKLNFDDNALFRHQEISSLRDTSQENPLEVEASKYNLNYIKLKGNVGCMVNGAGLAMATMDLIKLVGAEPANFLDVGGGATVEMVKQGLKILLSDADVKVVFINIFGGILRCDTLAKGVVEAAEELRINLPMVIRLEGTNVEIGRKILAESNLSFTVTQEMKDAAEKVVTALATLQ; encoded by the coding sequence ATGAAGATACATGAGTATCAGGCTAAGGCATTATTTAAAGAATATGGAATCCCAATTCCACATGGTAATTTAGCAAGAACCCCACAAGAAGCTTATCAGGCAGCAACAGATATCGGAACAAGCCCCCTTGTTCTTAAGGCGCAGATCCATGCTGGTGGTAGGGGTAAGGGGGGAGGAATAAAGATAGTTCATAGTCCAGGAGAAGCAGAGGAAATAGCTTCATGGCTCCTGGGGACAAGACTCATTACTCCGCAGACAGGTGAAGAAGGAAAGCCAGTGGAGAGCTTACTGGTGGAAGAATTGCTTGATGTGAAAAGGGAGATATATTTGGGTGTGGTTATTGATAGAGTGAAGGTATGCCCAACGGTGCTTGCAAGTGCAGAGGGCGGTATGGAGATTGAAAAGGTCGCAGCAGAGATACCCGAAAAGGTGTTTACCGAGGTGATAAATCCAGCAGTTGGCTTAAGGCCCTTTCAGGCAAACAGGTTATCCTTTTCTCTGGGGCTTGATGCATCGCTTGCACGAAAGTTCAGCGGGATTATTATAAATCTATATCGCCTTTTTATTGAGAAGGATTGCTCTCTTGCAGAAATAAACCCCATTGTAGTGACAAGGGGAGGGGAAGTAGTAGCCCTTGATGCAAAATTAAATTTTGATGACAACGCCCTTTTTAGACACCAGGAAATATCATCCTTAAGGGATACCTCTCAAGAAAACCCGCTGGAAGTAGAGGCATCAAAATATAACTTGAACTATATCAAATTAAAAGGCAATGTGGGCTGTATGGTTAATGGGGCAGGTCTGGCAATGGCAACGATGGATTTGATAAAACTGGTCGGTGCTGAGCCTGCAAATTTTCTTGATGTTGGAGGAGGGGCTACAGTTGAAATGGTTAAACAGGGCTTAAAAATTCTTCTTTCTGATGCGGATGTTAAGGTAGTTTTTATAAACATATTTGGCGGTATTTTGCGTTGTGATACCCTGGCGAAAGGGGTGGTTGAGGCTGCGGAGGAATTAAGAATTAATCTTCCTATGGTTATCAGACTGGAGGGGACAAATGTAGAAATAGGGCGTAAAATTCTTGCAGAATCAAACCTCTCCTTTACCGTGACCCAGGAGATGAAAGATGCGGCTGAGAAAGTAGTAACCGCACTTGCAACCTTACAATGA
- a CDS encoding XdhC/CoxI family protein, giving the protein MDLYGIIEQYIKNGQKGILASIIYRAGSAPRDVGAKMFVGEDGKAFGTVGGGRLEADAYKEALGMMKKTETKILHIRMDARTIEEEGMLCGGNVDILLEPILKRYSEVYEGIRLLEKKGKRGIVVTRFGQNIFSKTLIRQDLEIIGDPLDRETVERLKDYLYEKKPVVVDGEVVEAIQVSSPLYIFGAGHVSQFLSKIAKIVDFHVTVIDDREEFANRERFPEADEVIVEDFTKVFNRLDFTGDEYIAILTRGHRYDAEVLEESLRKPVKYIGMIGSKRKVKMVYGHLRECGFDEKTLDGVHAPIGIHINAETPQEIAISIVAELIKVRGEQQDVG; this is encoded by the coding sequence ATGGACTTATACGGGATCATTGAACAATACATCAAAAACGGACAGAAAGGAATACTCGCGTCTATTATATACAGGGCTGGCTCTGCCCCGAGAGATGTGGGGGCAAAGATGTTTGTGGGTGAAGATGGAAAGGCTTTTGGGACCGTTGGTGGTGGCAGGCTTGAAGCTGATGCATACAAGGAAGCACTGGGCATGATGAAAAAGACAGAGACGAAGATACTGCATATCAGGATGGATGCCAGGACGATAGAAGAGGAAGGGATGCTTTGCGGAGGAAATGTAGATATACTTTTGGAACCAATACTCAAAAGGTATAGCGAGGTATACGAGGGAATTAGGTTACTTGAGAAAAAAGGGAAAAGGGGCATTGTTGTCACAAGGTTCGGACAGAATATCTTTTCCAAGACTCTTATTAGACAGGATTTAGAAATTATTGGCGATCCGCTGGACAGAGAAACCGTTGAGAGACTGAAAGATTATTTATATGAAAAGAAGCCTGTGGTCGTTGATGGGGAAGTGGTTGAAGCGATACAGGTATCTTCTCCATTATATATATTTGGAGCAGGACATGTGTCGCAGTTCCTTTCAAAGATAGCAAAAATAGTAGATTTTCATGTTACAGTGATTGACGACAGGGAAGAATTTGCAAATCGGGAGAGATTTCCCGAGGCCGATGAAGTGATCGTTGAAGATTTTACAAAAGTATTCAACCGTCTGGATTTCACAGGGGATGAGTATATAGCGATACTTACCAGGGGTCATAGATACGATGCAGAGGTGCTTGAGGAGTCCCTTAGAAAACCAGTAAAATATATAGGAATGATTGGGAGCAAAAGAAAGGTAAAGATGGTTTACGGCCATCTCAGGGAATGCGGTTTTGATGAAAAGACCTTAGATGGCGTACATGCACCTATTGGCATTCACATTAATGCTGAAACACCACAGGAGATAGCCATTAGTATAGTTGCAGAACTTATAAAAGTAAGAGGAGAGCAACAGGATGTTGGTTGA
- the amrA gene encoding AmmeMemoRadiSam system protein A, translating to MSLSDEEKSQLKQMARDTIEGVLFGKKDISYTIPEALKVKAGAFVTLKKKGELRGCIGYIRGILPLYETVKEVALQAAFHDPRFDSVDMGEWNKIDLEISVLTPMKKIKDIEEIEVGVHGLFIEKGLHSGLLLPQVATENKWDKITFLEYTCYKAGLPKDAWQSEDTDIYIFSAEVF from the coding sequence ATGAGTCTTTCTGATGAGGAAAAAAGTCAGCTGAAACAAATGGCAAGGGATACAATTGAAGGTGTTCTTTTTGGCAAAAAGGATATATCTTATACAATACCAGAAGCATTGAAGGTGAAGGCAGGTGCTTTTGTTACACTTAAGAAAAAAGGCGAATTAAGGGGTTGTATAGGATATATAAGAGGTATTTTACCTCTTTATGAAACCGTGAAAGAAGTAGCCTTGCAGGCAGCCTTCCATGACCCGAGATTTGATTCGGTTGACATGGGTGAGTGGAACAAGATTGATTTAGAAATATCTGTGTTAACACCTATGAAGAAAATAAAAGATATAGAGGAAATAGAGGTAGGAGTACATGGTCTTTTTATTGAAAAAGGCTTGCATTCAGGTCTTTTGCTTCCTCAGGTTGCAACAGAAAATAAGTGGGATAAAATTACCTTTCTTGAGTATACATGTTACAAAGCAGGGCTTCCAAAGGATGCTTGGCAGTCTGAGGATACAGATATTTATATTTTCTCTGCAGAGGTATTTTAA
- the yqeB gene encoding selenium-dependent molybdenum cofactor biosynthesis protein YqeB has translation MGRKISNFKFQISNLKIVVKGAGEMATGIAHRLFMANIRNILMTEILEPLSVRRTVAFSEAVYKGEMDVEGVEAEHTESFDNIFEVWKRNKIAIMVDPKWKIIKELKPDVVIDAIMAKRNTGTKKSEASLVIGVGPGFIAPSDVHVVVESNRGHNLGRVIYNGSAEPHTGIPAPTEGITHERVLRSPHAGKIKHVKKIGDEVKKGDVVLYINGTPVPASINGLLRGLIREINVGINEKIGDIDPRGKKEYCFTITEKARAIGGGVLEAIMHFENQ, from the coding sequence ATGGGAAGAAAAATTTCAAATTTCAAATTTCAAATTTCAAATTTAAAAATTGTCGTCAAGGGGGCGGGTGAGATGGCAACCGGTATCGCTCACAGGCTTTTTATGGCAAATATCCGTAATATTTTGATGACAGAGATACTAGAACCGCTAAGCGTGAGAAGAACTGTTGCATTTTCTGAAGCTGTATATAAGGGAGAAATGGATGTGGAAGGTGTTGAGGCAGAGCATACTGAGAGTTTTGATAATATTTTTGAGGTTTGGAAAAGAAATAAAATAGCTATAATGGTGGACCCTAAATGGAAGATTATTAAAGAATTAAAACCTGATGTTGTAATTGATGCTATCATGGCGAAGAGGAATACAGGGACGAAGAAAAGTGAGGCATCTCTTGTAATTGGTGTAGGACCTGGTTTTATAGCCCCTTCAGATGTTCACGTTGTTGTGGAAAGCAACAGAGGGCATAACCTTGGCAGGGTTATATACAATGGTTCTGCAGAACCTCATACAGGGATACCAGCACCTACTGAGGGGATTACCCATGAGCGGGTTCTCAGGTCACCACATGCCGGAAAGATAAAACACGTGAAAAAAATTGGAGATGAAGTTAAAAAAGGCGATGTTGTACTCTATATAAATGGGACACCTGTTCCCGCATCTATTAATGGTTTACTCAGAGGTCTTATTCGTGAGATAAATGTTGGAATAAATGAGAAAATAGGGGATATAGACCCGAGGGGAAAGAAGGAGTATTGCTTTACTATCACAGAGAAGGCAAGGGCTATCGGTGGGGGTGTACTTGAGGCAATTATGCACTTTGAGAACCAGTAG
- the amrB gene encoding AmmeMemoRadiSam system protein B — protein MGFVREAAVSGTFYPDNPKTLQRDVESYLNNVFPDTLRGDVIGVISPHAGYMYSGQVAAYGYKAIMNRTYDTVIIIAPSHRMYFDSVAILEQGSYRTSLGMVDVDEEIAVEIFKKDRLVSPNVEAHRGEHSLEVQLPFLQTVLKKFKIIPLIMGNQAFDICEKLSICIYDVIKDKNKKFLVVGSTDLSHYNPYFNAVELDTVIVKHLEDFDTPGMIKDLESNKCEACGAGPMVTTMMLSKRLGATNGKVLKYANSGDVSGDKSSVVGYVSSVFYKKHEQ, from the coding sequence ATGGGTTTTGTAAGAGAAGCTGCTGTTAGTGGAACATTTTATCCAGATAACCCCAAAACCCTCCAGAGAGATGTTGAGAGCTACCTGAATAATGTTTTCCCTGATACGCTAAGAGGGGATGTCATCGGGGTTATTTCTCCCCATGCAGGCTATATGTATTCAGGGCAGGTTGCTGCTTATGGTTATAAGGCTATAATGAATAGGACATACGATACGGTTATCATAATAGCACCGAGTCACAGGATGTATTTTGATAGTGTGGCAATATTGGAGCAAGGAAGTTACAGAACGTCCCTTGGAATGGTGGATGTAGATGAAGAGATTGCGGTTGAGATTTTTAAAAAGGATAGGTTGGTAAGTCCCAATGTAGAAGCCCATAGAGGAGAACATTCACTTGAAGTTCAGCTACCTTTTTTACAGACTGTGTTGAAAAAGTTCAAAATTATCCCTTTGATCATGGGAAATCAGGCTTTTGATATATGTGAGAAATTATCAATATGTATATATGATGTTATAAAGGACAAGAATAAAAAGTTTTTAGTTGTTGGGAGTACTGACCTTTCCCATTATAATCCTTATTTTAATGCAGTGGAGCTCGATACTGTGATTGTGAAACATCTTGAAGATTTTGATACACCTGGTATGATAAAAGATTTAGAAAGTAATAAGTGCGAGGCCTGTGGAGCAGGTCCTATGGTCACAACCATGATGTTGTCAAAAAGGCTTGGCGCCACAAATGGTAAGGTTCTGAAATATGCAAATTCTGGGGACGTATCCGGGGATAAGAGCAGCGTAGTTGGTTATGTATCAAGTGTGTTTTATAAAAAACATGAACAATGA
- a CDS encoding nucleotidyltransferase family protein, producing MGKIYTVILAAGISSRLGFNKLTLKIDGQTVIRRSIVPFLTGGIDRVFVVTGPEEDSIKKELEGFTLKFIENPYYMEGMSTSIKAALPFISDADGVFFHLGDKPFVKQETINLMLGLYQNGNVNMAVPVYKNVKGHPVLMCVNPYIEEMRLLKGDKGLREIIEKHLKDVLFVEGDEGNVFDIDNIEDVNILKERGYKIEEG from the coding sequence ATGGGTAAAATATATACAGTAATTTTGGCTGCAGGCATCTCCAGCAGGCTTGGTTTCAACAAACTTACCTTAAAAATAGATGGACAGACAGTAATCCGGAGATCCATAGTCCCCTTTTTAACGGGGGGTATCGACAGGGTCTTTGTAGTCACAGGTCCTGAAGAGGATAGTATTAAGAAGGAACTTGAGGGGTTTACTCTAAAATTTATTGAGAACCCATACTATATGGAAGGCATGTCTACGTCAATAAAGGCGGCATTACCTTTTATTAGTGATGCGGATGGGGTATTTTTTCATCTTGGGGATAAACCGTTTGTTAAGCAAGAGACAATAAACCTTATGTTGGGTTTATATCAGAATGGTAATGTCAACATGGCTGTCCCAGTATATAAGAATGTAAAAGGGCATCCAGTGCTTATGTGTGTAAACCCATACATTGAAGAAATGAGGTTGCTTAAAGGTGATAAGGGCCTGAGGGAAATCATAGAAAAACATTTAAAGGATGTGTTATTTGTTGAAGGCGATGAGGGAAACGTATTCGATATTGATAATATTGAAGATGTAAATATTCTAAAAGAGAGAGGGTACAAAATTGAAGAAGGTTAA
- the sucD gene encoding succinate--CoA ligase subunit alpha — translation MSIIVDEHTKVVVQGITGNEGVFHTRQMAEYGTKVVAGVTPGRGGQTFDGIPVFNTVKDAIKVTGANASAIFVPPPFAADAIMEAVEAGVEIVVCLTEGIPTLDMIAVKQYMKGKNIQLIGPNTPGVISPGKCKIGVMAGYIHMPGRMGITSRSGTLTYEVVAQLTRMGIGQSTCIGIGGDPIVGLSFVDVLQLFENDKETEAVVIIGEIGGRAEEEAAEYFSKYITKPVVAFIAGITAPPGRRMGHAGAIVSGGVGDARSKIKTLEEAGITVVKNPAEIGETLADVLRTIHDT, via the coding sequence TTGAGCATTATCGTTGATGAACATACAAAAGTTGTGGTACAGGGTATTACAGGTAATGAAGGGGTTTTCCATACAAGACAGATGGCAGAGTATGGAACAAAGGTGGTGGCAGGGGTTACGCCAGGACGAGGGGGCCAGACATTTGATGGAATCCCTGTTTTTAACACTGTAAAAGATGCTATAAAGGTTACAGGGGCGAATGCATCAGCAATCTTTGTCCCCCCTCCTTTTGCTGCAGATGCTATAATGGAAGCGGTTGAAGCAGGGGTTGAAATTGTTGTATGTCTCACTGAAGGAATCCCCACCCTGGATATGATTGCTGTGAAACAGTATATGAAAGGAAAAAATATACAATTGATAGGTCCCAATACCCCGGGTGTTATCTCGCCGGGAAAATGCAAGATCGGGGTTATGGCTGGTTACATTCACATGCCAGGAAGGATGGGCATCACCTCGAGAAGTGGAACCCTCACATATGAAGTGGTAGCCCAGCTTACCAGAATGGGAATAGGTCAATCAACCTGTATAGGCATAGGAGGAGACCCGATTGTTGGTCTTTCTTTTGTAGATGTGCTTCAACTATTTGAGAATGATAAAGAAACAGAGGCAGTGGTAATAATTGGTGAGATTGGTGGCAGGGCAGAGGAGGAAGCAGCGGAGTATTTTAGTAAGTATATAACCAAACCTGTAGTTGCGTTTATTGCAGGTATTACAGCCCCGCCCGGAAGACGTATGGGTCATGCAGGTGCTATCGTATCCGGTGGGGTAGGAGATGCCAGGTCAAAGATCAAAACACTGGAAGAAGCAGGCATTACAGTGGTTAAAAATCCCGCGGAGATAGGAGAAACGTTAGCAGACGTGCTACGCACGATACATGATACATAA
- a CDS encoding molybdopterin-binding protein, giving the protein MKKVKIEEALGMILAHDITEIIPGEKKDVAFRRREIIKKEDIDKLLDLGKRYVYVFEGEVRGVHEDEASLRIARSIMDNNMETIPPKEGKVGIKSKVKGLFYVSDRYLYEINRIKDVLLSTVPNRHPVKEGDIVAATRIIPIYIKERELKKVERVGEKGVIKISPFKSLRVGLVITGNEVYTGRVKDGSYVVEEKLKDYGLEVIDKMITPDDISAIRDAIFKLFNKDAEVVITTAGLSVDPDDVTKEGIESTGAKVLFYGTPVFPGAMFLVARLKGKYILGAPACVYYNRYTVLDIILTRIMAGEKIHKNDMVKLSYGGLCLNCDVCHYPTCFFGKGP; this is encoded by the coding sequence TTGAAGAAGGTTAAGATAGAAGAAGCTCTTGGAATGATACTTGCCCATGACATTACTGAAATCATACCCGGGGAGAAAAAGGATGTGGCATTCAGGAGGAGGGAAATCATAAAAAAAGAGGATATTGATAAACTTTTAGACCTTGGAAAAAGATATGTATATGTATTTGAGGGTGAGGTAAGGGGTGTCCATGAGGATGAGGCAAGCTTAAGAATTGCCAGGTCTATAATGGATAATAATATGGAGACTATCCCACCGAAAGAAGGCAAGGTGGGTATAAAGAGTAAGGTTAAAGGCCTTTTTTATGTGAGTGACAGGTATCTTTATGAAATAAACAGGATTAAGGATGTGCTTTTAAGCACTGTTCCCAATAGACATCCCGTGAAAGAAGGAGACATAGTTGCTGCAACAAGGATTATCCCCATCTACATAAAAGAAAGGGAATTAAAAAAGGTTGAAAGGGTAGGGGAAAAGGGTGTTATAAAAATAAGTCCATTTAAGTCCCTCAGGGTAGGTCTGGTAATCACCGGGAACGAGGTGTATACCGGCAGGGTAAAGGATGGTTCTTATGTTGTAGAGGAGAAACTGAAAGATTATGGGCTTGAGGTAATAGATAAAATGATAACCCCTGATGACATTTCTGCAATTAGGGATGCTATTTTTAAGCTTTTCAATAAGGATGCTGAAGTTGTCATAACGACTGCAGGGCTTTCTGTAGACCCGGATGATGTGACAAAAGAAGGGATAGAATCGACAGGGGCTAAGGTATTGTTCTATGGGACACCCGTTTTCCCCGGTGCCATGTTTCTTGTTGCACGCTTGAAAGGGAAATACATTTTGGGTGCACCTGCTTGTGTATATTACAACAGGTATACAGTGTTGGATATAATACTTACAAGAATTATGGCTGGAGAGAAAATACACAAGAATGACATGGTGAAGCTATCGTATGGTGGCTTGTGTTTGAATTGTGATGTGTGCCATTACCCTACGTGTTTTTTTGGAAAAGGACCATGA